From Labeo rohita strain BAU-BD-2019 chromosome 18, IGBB_LRoh.1.0, whole genome shotgun sequence, the proteins below share one genomic window:
- the pex11a gene encoding peroxisomal membrane protein 11A: METFVRFTNQSQGRDRIFRATQYACALAKYLLRNEAKRKELIKKLQFLESNMSSGRKLFRLGNTVNSIHAAKSTLHISDPVLRFCLIFANLNRALYFICDNILWAKSVGLIKDIDKERWSLNSTRFYFLSLVMNLTRDVYVIAQLMVQKSRDQHFQQKADQHLSESPDVACAVVPQLDAFLFLLIESLRNEPSVALDTLKNVCDLFIPLDKLGIYQTNAGVVGFCGLVSSLLGILSVLRPSLKIKP; encoded by the exons ATGGAAACTTTCGTAAGGTTCACTAACCAGAGTCAAGGAAGGGATcgcatattcag AGCAACCCAATATGCATGTGCTTTGGCGAAATACCTTCTGAGAAATGAAGCGAAGAGAAAAGAGCTGATCAAAAAGCTGCAATTTCTGGAGTCTAATATGAGTTCTGGGCGGAAGC TATTCAGGCTTGGAAACACAGTCAACTCGATTCACGCGGCCAAGAGCACTCTTCATATTTCTGACCCTGTGCTGCGCTTTTGCCTTATTTTTGCCAACCTCAACCGTGCCTTATATTTCATCTGTGACAACATTCTCTGGGCCAAAAGTGTTGGGCTAATAAAAGATATCGACAAGGAGCGCTGGAGCTTGAACTCCACTCGCTTTTATTTCCTATCCTTGGTCATGAATCTAACCAGAGACGTCTATGTGATCGCCCAGCTCATGGTGCAGAAGTCTCGGGACCAACACTTCCAGCAAAAAGCCGACCAACATCTCAGTGAAAGCCCGGATGTGGCTTGTGCCGTAGTGCCTCAGCTTGATGCGTTCCTGTTCCTTCTTATCGAGAGCCTCAGAAATGAACCGTCTGTGGCTCTCGATACGCTTAAAAATGTTTGCGATCTATTCATTCCACTTGACAAACTGGGAATTTACCAGACAAATGCCGGGGTGGTGGGCTTCTGTGGCCTTGTTTCCTCACTTTTAGGTATACTGTCCGTTTTGAGGCCTAGCCTCAAAATCAAGCCATGA